The genomic segment TCTCGGTCCTTAATTCCTGATCTTTAATTACTGAGAGAAGAACAAAAGTCTTTCACTCTTGAGTTGTCTTTAGTAATTTATTATCACTGGCCTGTTCAGAGAGGAATTCCTGTGCTGTGGTGACTACAAGCTTTCTCTCTGAAACTTGGTACACACTGGACGATGGTCTCCTATTTAATCAGCTGACCCAAGCAGGGTCAGCACCAAGCACATACAAGGGTTGTCTGAAAAGTATtcagacatttttattgtttgcatattttgtgtttgcttttgtttCAAAGTGCTTTGAGAAAGTAACTCAAAGGtgccatacaaaataaatgtgttttattattattatcattagcaTGATAAATATGCTGCTATTTCTTGTGTAAATATCTTTCATTTAATTATGTGAACCAACTGAGTGGTTTATGTTGTGTTTTGTATTTTCAGGttcattcatcatcatcatcactgcagTAGCACTGGTTTTGCTCCTGATGTGTGCTGTTTTGCTTGTTGTGGCTGTATGGAGAAGGAAGAAAAAGACTTGtggtaataatacataaataaaatctaCATTTCTGATGTGTCCCCGGTGAATTCAGACATGTCTTCTTAATAGACTCTATAACAGAAAATATAAACTGTGCAAAATGATTTTTGTGTAGGTGTAAggtgtaattaaagcaaaagttattggagtatgtttacaAGTAAATTCTGTTTgagtctttctacttaaaaattgCATATTCAATTAAATGTGTTCAATCCAGTTCAGAGTTCTTGAAATCAGTTCTGATCATTCAGAACaatgataaataaaacattttttctttgtcttcagaaTTATTTTAGTCagactaaacaaaacatttgagacTGTGGTGCTGGATTCAAGTTAGCGTGGAAGTTTTAAGAGTAATGTAATCTTCATCTATTACAGGTTTGGTCTCCTCTTCTGCTGAAGGGCTTCATCTGACAGAAAACAGAAGAAAGGAGGTGAGTCAGGATCATCTTCACTTAGCATTTAGATAAATAACTGTGTCATGAACTTTAGTTCTTCTCAAGTCAGGGTTTACATCATTGCTCGATGATGACGAATTGAATCATTTCCTTTTTCCATTAGAATGCTTATGTGAAAAGGAAATCAAGCTGTGTTCTCAAATCTACACACAGCTCAACGTGATGATGGTTTTGTATTGAACAAATTTCACAGACCTGCAAACACAGAAACAGTCGACACAGACCTCGACTACATGAATGTTGCTGCTGCTGAGAGAAACGCTGTGGATCCAGATCAGATCTACACAGAACTGAACTCCAGCAGACAGAGTGACGTTTATCAGAGTCTCAGAACTGATTCTGTTCAAGAGGAGTCCATCTATCACAGTATTGGTCAAACACTGGACTGAACACTGAAGcctc from the Carassius carassius chromosome 7, fCarCar2.1, whole genome shotgun sequence genome contains:
- the LOC132144275 gene encoding uncharacterized protein LOC132144275, which translates into the protein MEDAGPYICRAGYGYLKQIHLNIIRAPQRPRPVQIYTSTIPPDQTQSSLSTTLPWLSTSDFNPQSSSFTVTDHHISSSAQISCCPSSLSSFIIIITAVALVLLLMCAVLLVVAVWRRKKKTCAQRDDGFVLNKFHRPANTETVDTDLDYMNVAAAERNAVDPDQIYTELNSSRQSDVYQSLRTDSVQEESIYHSIGQTLD